The proteins below come from a single Plodia interpunctella isolate USDA-ARS_2022_Savannah chromosome 21, ilPloInte3.2, whole genome shotgun sequence genomic window:
- the LOC128679466 gene encoding uncharacterized protein LOC128679466 — MKYADNPKPRHSTSKPQSHNLCNSKRIDFNKTKSLNPSKQVSDNQRPCQSVCGKGTENRLLLQISEARGVSDFERILNSNAILNERHGHVWRRCEHKPSASVVPRPHSSYSLHAVSQTYHYLFQQHEESLQPLIDSYRRAHAEQACPPGSFLGPNWYENLKTLSEFYEDDKALQEEIEIINDRIIAEEVKAEESQQSGRNFNVNLADLIGLHVAGESCAVPNRDDASSPELDKGTEEEKEWLAPIMSANPDDQQDKDTNVDCLAQTLKSVTIDSDATVPTITFSNCCDGCVTGERSTNPEVVIHLTVPSVNNIDESRPPMM, encoded by the coding sequence ATGAAATATGCAGATAATCCGAAACCTAGGCATTCAACCTCCAAACCTCAAAGCCATAACTTATGCAACAGCAAACGAATCGATTTTAACAAGACTAAGTCACTTAATCCTTCTAAACAGGTCAGCGACAACCAGAGGCCGTGTCAATCCGTCTGCGGGAAAGGGACGGAGAACAGACTGCTGTTGCAGATCAGTGAAGCCAGAGGAGTGTCGGACTTTGAAAGGATTCTTAATTCTAATGCAATACTGAACGAACGCCACGGCCACGTATGGCGGCGCTGTGAGCATAAGCCGTCGGCCTCCGTCGTTCCTCGCCCTCACTCCTCCTACTCGCTCCATGCCGTCAGTCAGACCTACCATTATCTGTTTCAACAGCACGAGGAGTCGCTACAACCTCTGATCGACTCCTATCGCCGAGCACATGCTGAACAAGCCTGCCCACCCGGTAGTTTTCTCGGACCCAACTGgtacgaaaatttaaaaacattatcagAATTTTATGAAGACGACAAGGCACTGCAAGaggaaatagaaataatcaACGATCGGATAATAGCTGAAGAAGTAAAGGCAGAAGAATCTCAACAGTCGGGTAGAAACTTCAACGTCAACTTAGCTGATCTAATAGGTCTTCATGTCGCTGGAGAAAGTTGTGCTGTACCGAACCGCGATGACGCGTCGTCACCAGAACTAGACAAAGGAACGGAAGAGGAGAAGGAATGGCTTGCACCGATTATGAGCGCAAATCCCGATGACCAACAAGATAAAGACACTAATGTGGATTGTTTAGCACAAACTCTGAAATCTGTGACCATCGATAGTGATGCGACGGTGCCGACGATAACATTCAGCAATTGTTGTGACGGTTGCGTCACCGGGGAGCGGTCCACCAATCCCGAGGTAGTGATCCACTTGACCGTGCCCTCTGTGAACAACATTGATGAGTCCCGGCCGCCTATGATGTGA
- the LOC128679159 gene encoding uncharacterized protein LOC128679159, translating into MIALEHEQMPKEERVPKAEPTTSHPRTLTRSSAVSQKSVEITVHPDGSNNPLHRSKLAPTRSTSETQSTGKKMLNLRKTKNSSIESTMSLPNQKSLEKKHGSLRHQKAIGAHSDITLSTQPSITDDRKALREALYQGIFHRHRRTIFAVGSFLRMLRSKTSNYDSIRSDSDEI; encoded by the coding sequence ATGATTGCATTGGAGCACGAACAAATGCCTAAAGAGGAGCGGGTGCCCAAAGCGGAACCTACGACGTCACACCCAAGGACGCTGACGAGGTCGAGCGCGGTCAGTCAGAAATCCGTCGAAATCACAGTCCATCCTGATGGTTCCAACAATCCGTTGCACAGGTCGAAGTTAGCGCCAACTAGATCGACGTCAGAAACGCAGAGTACGGGTaagaaaatgttgaatttGAGGAAAACGAAGAATTCGTCCATTGAGTCAACAATGAGCCTTCCGAATCAGAAGTCGTTGGAGAAGAAGCACGGAAGCCTGCGGCATCAGAAGGCGATCGGGGCGCATTCGGACATCACGCTGAGCACACAGCCTTCAATCACGGATGACAGGAAGGCGCTAAGAGAAGCTTTATACCAGGGTATATTTCATAGACACAGAAGAACCATATTCGCAGTGGGGTCGTTCCTTAGAATGCTTAGGAGCAAAACTTCGAACTACGACTCCATAAGGTCTGATTCTGACGAAATTTAG
- the LOC128679156 gene encoding uncharacterized protein LOC128679156, whose protein sequence is MTSHENYQKFLDNGQYSKHGLEKYEWIFGETFLSTGGITTTMKVLEYVQLGKNPKVLDVGSGLGGHSFLFAEKFGAEVLGLDLSENMLEIAREHLSKRPHLWDKVKFEFQDCTKIDYPENSFDLIYSRDTLLHIRNKDQLFKKMLKWLKPNGCVLFTDYVKGEDETKYTEEFKRYLIDRDYDMVTISEYKAILTNAGFKKVQVEDWKDQFKYALEIELDKLQGKRKEFLQQFTQADYEDLESGWLNKVFRADEGNQGWVLGVGRKTSE, encoded by the coding sequence ATGACTTCTCACGAGAACTACCAAAAGTTTTTGGACAACGGCCAGTACTCCAAACATGGGCTGGAGAAATACGAGTGGATATTCGGTGAGACCTTTTTATCAACTGGAGGTATAACTACTACCATGAAAGTCTTAGAGTATGTCCAATTAGGAAAGAACCCTAAAGTACTAGACGTTGGATCTGGTCTCGGAGGACACAGTTTCCTTTTCGCCGAAAAATTCGGAGCTGAAGTCCTTGGTCTGGATCTATCAGAGAACATGCTAGAAATTGCTCGCGAACATTTATCTAAACGGCCACACCTGTGGGACAAAGTCAAATTCGAGTTCCAAGACTGCACTAAAATAGATTATCCTGAGAACTCCTTTGATCTGATTTACTCAAGAGACACACTCCTCCACATTCGGAATAAAGATCAGCTGTTTAAGAAGATGTTAAAATGGTTGAAGCCTAACGGATGTGTCCTATTTACTGATTACGTCAAAGGTGAAGATGAGACGAAATACACTGAAGAGTTTAAGAGATATTTAATAGATCGCGACTACGATATGGTGACGATATCTGAGTACAAAGCAATTCTGACCAACGCTGGCTTTAAGAAGGTTCAGGTGGAAGACTGGAAGGACCAATTCAAGTATGCTTTGGAGATTGAGCTGGACAAACTGCAAGGCAAAAGGAAAGAGTTCTTGCAGCAATTCACCCAAGCTGATTATGAAGATTTGGAGTCCGGGTGGCTGAATAAGGTGTTCAGAGCGGACGAAGGTAACCAAGGATGGGTATTAGGAGTCGGCAGGAAGACTTCAGAATGA